The following proteins are encoded in a genomic region of Methanofollis fontis:
- the msrB gene encoding peptide-methionine (R)-S-oxide reductase MsrB, translating to MEEEKERIPIYRAVTGETLEVERCRLSEDEWRERLSPEAFRIARQGGTEAPFTGRYHDCHENGIYRCICCGTDLFSSDAKFDSGTGWPSFTAPVSALNLKMRIDRTFGMIRTEVLCARCDAHLGHVFDDGPPPTSRRFCINSASLRFVHGGRGREG from the coding sequence ATGGAGGAGGAGAAGGAGCGGATACCCATCTACCGGGCGGTGACCGGCGAGACCCTCGAGGTGGAACGCTGCCGCCTGAGCGAGGACGAATGGAGGGAGCGCCTCAGCCCGGAGGCATTCAGGATTGCGCGGCAGGGGGGCACCGAGGCGCCATTTACCGGGCGTTACCATGACTGCCACGAGAACGGGATCTACCGGTGCATCTGTTGCGGCACCGATCTCTTCAGTTCAGATGCAAAGTTTGACTCAGGCACCGGATGGCCGAGTTTTACCGCCCCGGTCTCCGCACTCAACCTCAAGATGCGTATCGATCGCACATTCGGCATGATCAGAACCGAGGTACTCTGCGCCCGCTGCGATGCCCACCTCGGTCATGTCTTCGACGACGGTCCACCACCGACCTCCAGGCGTTTCTGCATAAACTCGGCATCACTGAGATTCGTTCACGGAGGGCGCGGCAGAGAGGGATAA